Proteins co-encoded in one Acidobacteriota bacterium genomic window:
- a CDS encoding cytochrome C — MIDSRPLLPRALTAHPVAALGTALTTVSAGLFLLSLLAEALGWLQNPYIGLLTFIALPAFFIMGLLLIPIGAWRARRRASRGLPELQWPTLDLRDARVRGWMLLLAVATVLNTLIVSAAGMQAVHYMDSPSFCGQVCHTQMDPHFVQWQLGPAHTKVACASCHIGPGPEGFVLAKARGTSQLIQVITGTYPTPVPTPVAHRPDANVTCGSCHDAKRWIGERTRDYTEIGDDEANTPSTTLMTLLVGGTRPDGSASGIHWHATPGLEIEYIATDASRGKIPWVRVKFPTGDIKEFSVEGFDPASGGERRRMDCADCHNKVAHPFAPSAERAVDRAFVDGRLDARLPYLRREAVRLLTAEYASEDEARAAITSGLAEFYAGEGDGASAGPVDQKGVAVAGRTLADIHAANVHPAMRVTFGTYTSFLGHTDADGCFRCHDDEHTAKDGSVITQECESCHREVEQPPATP; from the coding sequence GTGATCGATAGCCGGCCCCTCCTGCCACGCGCGCTCACCGCGCATCCCGTGGCCGCCCTCGGCACCGCGCTCACCACGGTGAGCGCGGGCCTGTTCCTGCTTTCCCTGCTCGCCGAGGCCCTGGGCTGGCTGCAGAACCCGTACATCGGGTTGCTGACCTTCATCGCGCTGCCCGCGTTTTTCATCATGGGCCTGCTGCTGATCCCCATCGGGGCGTGGCGGGCGCGCCGGCGTGCGAGTCGCGGGTTGCCGGAGTTGCAGTGGCCGACACTCGATCTTCGCGACGCACGCGTACGCGGCTGGATGCTCCTGCTGGCCGTCGCCACAGTGCTGAACACACTCATCGTCAGCGCGGCGGGCATGCAGGCCGTGCACTACATGGACTCGCCGTCCTTCTGTGGCCAGGTGTGCCACACGCAGATGGATCCGCACTTCGTGCAGTGGCAACTGGGCCCGGCGCACACGAAGGTCGCCTGCGCGAGCTGCCATATCGGTCCCGGTCCCGAGGGGTTCGTGCTCGCGAAAGCGCGCGGAACGTCGCAGCTGATCCAGGTGATCACCGGGACGTATCCCACGCCCGTGCCGACGCCCGTCGCCCATCGCCCCGACGCGAACGTGACATGCGGCTCCTGCCACGACGCGAAGCGGTGGATCGGCGAACGGACGCGTGACTACACCGAGATCGGCGATGACGAGGCCAACACGCCGTCGACGACGCTGATGACGCTGCTGGTGGGCGGGACGAGACCCGATGGGAGCGCGTCCGGCATCCACTGGCACGCCACGCCTGGCCTCGAAATCGAGTACATCGCCACCGATGCGAGTCGCGGAAAAATTCCGTGGGTCCGCGTGAAATTCCCCACGGGTGACATCAAGGAATTCAGTGTCGAGGGCTTCGATCCGGCGTCGGGTGGCGAGCGCCGGCGCATGGATTGTGCCGATTGCCATAACAAGGTGGCGCATCCGTTCGCGCCAAGTGCCGAGCGCGCCGTCGACCGTGCGTTTGTCGACGGCCGCCTCGATGCGCGCCTGCCGTACCTGCGCCGCGAGGCCGTGCGACTGCTCACTGCCGAGTACGCCTCCGAGGACGAGGCGCGCGCGGCGATCACGTCGGGCCTTGCCGAGTTCTACGCCGGTGAGGGGGACGGTGCGAGTGCCGGCCCCGTGGACCAGAAGGGCGTGGCGGTTGCCGGGCGCACACTGGCCGACATCCACGCGGCCAACGTGCATCCCGCGATGCGCGTGACGTTCGGGACGTACACCAGCTTCCTCGGCCACACAGACGCCGACGGCTGTTTCAGATGCCACGATGACGAGCACACGGCCAAGGACGGCTCGGTCATCACCCAGGAATGCGAGTCCTGCCACAGGGAAGTGGAGCAGCCTCCTGCGACCCCCTGA
- a CDS encoding DmsE family decaheme c-type cytochrome, which yields MKRAVTAWTGILAAFAMWMVVTVVSIDARGGGRQDRAEQEGLVKPQPRAATQPAPMPPATPAHASLTSAGTGTFVTTDASGQPAAGFAGDAVCLECHEDKGAISATPHGRAKNPRSPMAQASGSCESCHGPGQAHADDQDTGPILRFGDANADARTANETCLSCHTRGAHALWEGSAHDSRNLACASCHSVHAPKSFEHQLKTETQSELCQTCHQQQAAKMRRASHMPITEGKMECSTCHEPHGATNVKLLKVGNWLNESCISCHTEKRGPFLHEHAAVRDNCTSCHDPHGSPHERMLVAKLPMLCQRCHNHARHPATIYDQTQLTGRSNRMLSRGCINCHSAIHGSNHPAGVTLLR from the coding sequence ATGAAGCGAGCAGTAACAGCGTGGACGGGCATCCTGGCCGCCTTCGCCATGTGGATGGTCGTGACCGTCGTGTCGATCGACGCGCGCGGCGGTGGCCGACAGGACCGTGCCGAACAGGAAGGCCTCGTCAAGCCGCAGCCGCGTGCCGCGACACAGCCGGCGCCCATGCCGCCGGCCACGCCCGCGCACGCGTCATTGACGTCGGCGGGCACCGGCACCTTCGTCACGACTGACGCGTCGGGACAGCCCGCGGCAGGCTTCGCGGGCGATGCCGTGTGCCTCGAGTGTCACGAGGACAAGGGCGCGATCAGCGCCACGCCGCACGGTCGTGCGAAGAACCCGCGCTCGCCCATGGCGCAGGCCAGCGGCAGCTGCGAGAGCTGCCACGGCCCTGGCCAGGCGCACGCCGACGATCAGGACACGGGTCCCATCCTGCGTTTCGGCGACGCGAACGCCGACGCGCGCACGGCCAACGAGACGTGTCTCTCGTGCCACACACGCGGGGCGCACGCCCTCTGGGAGGGCAGCGCGCACGACAGCCGCAACCTCGCGTGCGCGTCGTGCCACAGCGTCCACGCGCCGAAGTCGTTCGAGCACCAGCTCAAGACCGAGACGCAGAGCGAACTGTGCCAGACCTGCCACCAGCAGCAGGCCGCCAAGATGCGGCGCGCCTCGCACATGCCGATCACCGAGGGCAAGATGGAGTGCTCGACGTGCCACGAACCGCACGGCGCCACCAACGTCAAGCTGCTCAAGGTCGGCAACTGGCTGAACGAGAGTTGCATCAGCTGCCACACCGAGAAGCGGGGACCGTTCCTGCACGAGCACGCCGCCGTGCGCGACAACTGCACGAGCTGTCACGATCCGCACGGCTCGCCGCACGAGCGCATGCTGGTCGCCAAGCTGCCGATGCTGTGCCAGCGCTGCCACAACCACGCGCGGCATCCGGCGACGATCTACGACCAGACCCAGCTCACGGGCCGGAGCAACAGGATGCTGTCGCGCGGGTGCATCAACTGCCACTCCGCCATCCACGGCAGCAACCATCCGGCGGGCGTCACGCTGCTTCGCTAG